Genomic DNA from Alkalihalobacterium alkalinitrilicum:
GATGTTGTTTTAGCTGGGCATGACCATTCTTATACAAGATCTTATCATATGCTAGGAGATCAACCTCAACTTCAACAAACCGTGGATCCATATGGTAGAGTCGTAAATCCAACAGGAACATTGTATATTACGAACAACTCAGCTAGTGGAAGTAAATACTATAATTTAAGAGCTCCAGCTCCACATGAAGCTGTAGTTTCACAACCGAGAGTCCCAACGTTTTCACATGTAGAAGTCACAGATAATAGTTTTACGATTACTGCTTATATTACTGATACGATGGAGATTGTTGATACGTATACGATCGTAAAAGATCCTTCCATCGCACCACCAGAACTGTCTGAACTAATGCTTTCAACTGAAGAACAAACACTCGCTACAACGCCGTCTACTGTTGTGCCGAATGAAATTACATTAAGCTTGCGAGGCGTAAGCGAGAACGGCTTCAACGTACCTGTTTCTTCAGAAAGCTTACAATACAAGACGAGTCCAGAAGACGTCCTAAACATTAACTCTGATGGCTTAGTTACGATCGCAAATCGAGCTTATAATGGACAAGTAGAAGTTTGGGCTGAAGTGACACAAGATGGACAGGCTGTTACGAGTAACAAAGTCATTTTAAAAGTACAGCATATTAAGGATACTATTCTATTAAAACGTGGTAGTGAATGGAAATATCTTGATAACGGTTCAGATCAAGGCATCGCTTGGAGAACTGCAGATTTTGGAGATAGTGCTTGGTCTACTGGGGCGGCCCCTCTAGGATACCCAATTAGTGAATCTCGTCCGACGTTTGGAAGTGTAAACACACTTATTGATTTCGGACCCAATTCCAGTAGTAAATACGCGACCTATTATTTTAGAACTGAATTTACTATTGATGATTTATCGAAAATTGGCGATCGTGGAATGGTGGGGTTTGGCATTGATGATGGTGTCGTTCTTTACTTAAATGGTCAAGAAATTGGTCGATTTAATCATCCAGAAGGTGAAGTACCTTACAATAAGTACTTACAAGATTTCAGCGGTTTTGGAGTCGCTAATGAAAATCAGTTTGAAACTTTTGTGTTAGATGAGACGCATATGGCTTATTTAGTAGAAGGTGTGAACATATTAGCTGCTGAAGTTAGACAAGATCGACCAAACAGCTCCGATATTTATTGGGATATGGAGTTTACTGCGGCACAAACATTTACCCCAGACATGTCTGAATTAGCTAACTTAGAGGTCGAAGGTGGAGAGTTAACGAGCGCATTTCAACACAATAGCTATGAATATTTTGTGAAAAGAAGTAAAGAAGAGCCGTTAAAACTCATTCCAACGGTATTTACTGAAGACACAACGATTACAGTAAACGGGGAAGTTGTCGCCAATCGCAAACCATCCAATGAAATTCCTTTGAATAATGGCAAGGCGGTTATTAAAGTAGCAGATTCTAACGGAAATGAAACGACTTACACCTTAACAATTTTTACAGAAGAGGCATTTGTAGCAAAAGGAAGTGAATGGAAGTATTTGGATGACGGTTCAAATCAATATACGTCGCTTGATCAAATGACTGACTGGAGACATCCTGATTATGACGATCGTCAATGGAAGTCAGGTCCAGCCTTACTTGGTTACGGTGGATATAATGGGGAAAAGACAACTGTCGGATTCGGCCCTAGCTCTAGTAATAAATACCCTACAACATATTTTAGAAAGACAATTGAAATCGAAAATCCTGACGCGGTGTTTGATTTAAACTTAAGCATTTTGAGGGATGATGGGGCTGTTGTTTATTTAAATGGGGTCGAAGTATTTAGAAATAATATGCCTGAGGGTGAAATTGGTTACTTAACATTAGCAGCTAGCACAATAGGAAAAGATTATAACTACTATTCAACGGAAGTAGTTCCTACTCTTTTAAGAAAAGGTGAAAATGTACTGGCGGTTTCAATTCACCAAGATCGAAGAAGTAGTTCAGACATTGTATTTGATCTGGAAATGGTGGGGAAAACTTCAGCGAAACAGCAACCGATTGAGGCTGTAAATCTAGAAATAGTAACAGCACCAAACTTAGTGACGTATATTGAAGGTGAAGACTTAGAGGTAGATGGTGCTGTCGTGAGAGTAACGTTTAGTGACGGAAGCACGAAAGATGTGGAAGTAACAGCTGAAATGGTTAGTGGATATGACAAATCAACTTTAGGCACTCAAACGATAACAGTCTCAGTAGAAGGCGTTGCTACTGAATTTCAGGTGACAGTTATTGCCAAACAGGTTACTAGTATAGCCTTTATTTCAGATCCAAAAATCTTCGTTTATGAAAAAGGCGCAGAAGAACTATCAATTGAAGGAGTGACTATACTAGCAACGTACAATGATGGTACAGAAGAGACGGTAGCTATCACTCAAGAAATGATTAGTGGTTTTGACAGCAGTGCACTGGGCGAGCAAGAGATAACTATAACCTATGAAAACGATGTGTTAACATTCGTCATCCTCATTGTAGAAAACATTAAGGAAAGTCCTGCTGCACCAGCAGTTGCTACTAGTATTTTAAAAGAAAACAACTTACCTAATGTGATAGGCACTGGAAAATCACGCGTTAATATCGTATCAGAAGTGGCGCAACAAATGGGAAAAGGTGCAGATTTTAACGGTATCAGCAAAGAGGATAGATGGAACTATTATCTAGAAGTAAAGAAATACCTAAAGGACACTTATGATTTAAACTTAAAGTAACAGTAGAAATAACATGTAATTAACTAACAAAACGCTCAGAGATGAATGCTCTGAGCGTTTTATTAATGCGTCTATTCAATTGAAGTATCCGTAAGCTTACTAAAGATTTATTGCTTCTCTTTTTCTTGTAACCATTCTTTGTATTCAGGTAGAGTGTATTCGTCAGTTTTTACAACCGTCCATTGACTATCAATCTGTTTTAAGAATATTTTTAATAAATATTCACCGCCCGATTCTTCAAAATCATTTCTTAAATAACCAATGCTTCCGTGAACAAAAACAATTACTTCATCCTCATTGATTGATTTCACTTTGATTCGATCGTAACTTTCAATATTGTAATTAGCATCTAGCAAATCAAATCCTTCATTTAAGGGTTTCAGTTCATACTTCTCTATATTGACTCCTTGCTCAAGGTCTATATTATGTTTTAACTCTGGATACTTTTGCCATAGAATTTGAATATCATTATTTATTACAGCTTGAGTTCTATGATACATATATTCTCTAATAGGCTTAATATAATCTACCCAGTTTGATGGTTCTGGTTCGACAAAACCTCGTATTATCTCCTTTTGTGTATTAAAATCATCTGATGAAGTTGAGTTATGGTGACATCCTAATAAAGATAATAAAAAAACAACTATTATACTTCCTAAAAGAAAATTCTTCATAGTCAATACCCCTTATTATGTATGACAAATATTTTTTTGAAATTTTGTATTAAGACTAACTTTCATGACATTTCGTTACTATATCGGTTTGCAAACGTGTATTTAAATCTCTTAATCAATCACCTTCGTAACATGGATGTCTTATTTTTTTCTGAAAAACATTAAATCAGAAAAAGTTAACCCAATAGATAAACCGAAAGGAGTAGCAAAATTCCAAATAGTCAATTCTGATGGTTTGAAAAAATAATAATAAAGAAAGTATACAACGCTTAAAATTGTGAACAAAATAATAAACTTAAACACTCTTTTTCTAATTTGAATCCAAGTCAAATTTCTAATATTTATAAGGGCTTGAACAATTAAATGCAAACTATATAAAAGAAGAAAGATTGCGTATCCAATAATAAATTTAGTAGCAAGTGGTGAATGAATATCTTTATAGATTATAAATATCGTGATTATCGTTCCTGCTAAAAATACAATAAATAAAATTAGGTTTAAGTAAATTCCCTTCTTCATCTTCCCATCCTTACATCAACTCTTTTTGTGTAACAAGCCAAGTTTCGTTACCTTGTTAGTTGCTAGTATAAGAACATCACTTCACAAACTTCTTCTTCATTTTAACATATAATTACAATTCACCTTATCTTTTGAAAAATAGTATTTCAAAAGATTTAGGATGTTATTTACGCGCGTCAACAATAACGAGTCTCGTTCAATTCACTTGAAAAGTAGTTGCTTTAATAGAGATTTCAGTTTAAATTAAAATAAAAACGATACTGGAGTTTTTTTCCTATATTCGGTTTGGTTAAAATAAAAATTCATCGAGCATAAAAGGGGAGTAACATGGGGAAAAGAATATTGTTGATGATCTTCATCATGTTGCTTCTTCCATTTTATACGGTGACGGCAAGCAACATATCTAATTATTTACCTAGTAATATCTCTATCTATGATGGAGAAGGGACGATTGAACAAATCAGTAAAGAAGTGAATTGGAAGCCTTTACGTACAAATCACCCCAACACTGATAACTTCATATGGTTAAAAGTTGACGCTCCGACAGATAGCCATAAAGATCCGTACTTATATTTGAATACCGCACCGGCATTTTTTGAAGTTTATCAAAATCAAAATCTTATTTATTCGTATGGTGAAAAAGAATCTGATCCAAGAATTCAAAATTACCGACGGTGGGATCTAATCTCAATTGATGAGAATGAACCCGTGTTTATACAACTAAAGGGGAATTTTCCAGAAACCGTATCAATTGGTGCAAAGCATCAGTTTTTAGAACAAATGCTTTATGCGGATCTTATCCGGATTATTGGAAATATCGGGCTCATAGTAATGGCATTCTTTTCAATGATTTTTTATTTGTTTAATAGAAAACAAACGCTACCCCTTATTTTTGCAGGTTTTGCCTTATCCTTAGCGATTGGTGGATTGTTAAGGTTAGAAACTAAACAAATTCTGTTGGATGAGGCACTTCTATTTTTTTATCTAAATGCATTCATATCTATGATTGGCCCGATTTTTTTCTTTTTGTTTTTTTCAAAATTATTGGATATACGGTACAAAAAACTGGTAGCTTGGTCGTGGAAGCTTTATGGAGCCTTCTGTTTGTTCGCTCTTTTTGTTCTAACTTTATGGCCACAATTTCTTGTTGCGGTTATGGTCGGATTGAATGTTCTCCTAATGGTTAGTATGCTTTCAATCTCAATATTCATGGTTTTGTCTTATGTGAAGACAAAAAGGAAAGTGCTTTTATATTCCATTCTGGGTGTCACTGGCTTTATCATGATATATATCATCGGCCTTATTGGACAAATAGCCGAACTCAGAATTGAGGTTGGACTAATTGCAAACTATGTATTAGTAACAGCTTGTATTAGTATTTTTATCAGTCAATATGTAGAGCTTAACCGAAAGATCCAAAGATACTCAGAGGAACTAGAAATTAAAGTTGAGGAAAGAACGAATGAATTAAAGGAAACTCACCATCAGTTTGTAAAATCAATCCAAGAAAGTGCCACAGCGATGGCGGAAATTGCAGCGTTAGAGGAGCGGAACCGAATCACCCAAGAAATACATGATAATGTCGGTCATACACTTACAGCAACGATTTTACAAATTGAAGCAAGCAAACGCTTAATGGATAAAGATCTAATGTTAGCGAAAGACAAAATGGATCTCGCTCAAACCCTTGTTCGTAAAGGCATTGATGATATTCGCAGTTCAGTACGAATGCTAAAGGCTAATGATTGGAGCTTTGATTTAAAAACATCGTTACAAGAACTGATCCAAGAAACGTGTAAATATACAGACGTCCACATTGATACGGAGTTGTCAGCCATTCCCAACCTGACGCATCAACAAAAAAGTACGCTTGTTTTAGCATTAAAAGAAGGATTGACGAATGGCATAAAACATGGAAAGTGTAAGAGGTTTCATTTTAGGTTAAGTGTTGAA
This window encodes:
- a CDS encoding bacterial Ig-like domain-containing protein gives rise to the protein MMQNKSSVAFFLSFIMIFSLMFSSFGVAFANEMVSVDQEQMEKQDVLIQSTDVVNASTYSISGIAINPGRNESELYFAWYSPRGPTGTVVQFAEKSDMVGNEFPIEQATTFEGTATNAVTGFSSNKVVVTGLVPRNEYVYRLGDGNDAHWSPVYEFKTQATDEYSFLMYGDPQIGVGGNVTSNAQGWVNTVNNSLNQFPDVNFLVSVGDQVETATSEAHYDGYFAPEQLKNFAMSTVQGNHDNQINYQYHFNTPNHSPEYISTNAGGNHYYTYGNTLFMVLNTNARSGAGHKAFMQEAIANHPDVEWKVVINHQSLYSSANHSTSSTTADLRANLFPVFDELEIDVVLAGHDHSYTRSYHMLGDQPQLQQTVDPYGRVVNPTGTLYITNNSASGSKYYNLRAPAPHEAVVSQPRVPTFSHVEVTDNSFTITAYITDTMEIVDTYTIVKDPSIAPPELSELMLSTEEQTLATTPSTVVPNEITLSLRGVSENGFNVPVSSESLQYKTSPEDVLNINSDGLVTIANRAYNGQVEVWAEVTQDGQAVTSNKVILKVQHIKDTILLKRGSEWKYLDNGSDQGIAWRTADFGDSAWSTGAAPLGYPISESRPTFGSVNTLIDFGPNSSSKYATYYFRTEFTIDDLSKIGDRGMVGFGIDDGVVLYLNGQEIGRFNHPEGEVPYNKYLQDFSGFGVANENQFETFVLDETHMAYLVEGVNILAAEVRQDRPNSSDIYWDMEFTAAQTFTPDMSELANLEVEGGELTSAFQHNSYEYFVKRSKEEPLKLIPTVFTEDTTITVNGEVVANRKPSNEIPLNNGKAVIKVADSNGNETTYTLTIFTEEAFVAKGSEWKYLDDGSNQYTSLDQMTDWRHPDYDDRQWKSGPALLGYGGYNGEKTTVGFGPSSSNKYPTTYFRKTIEIENPDAVFDLNLSILRDDGAVVYLNGVEVFRNNMPEGEIGYLTLAASTIGKDYNYYSTEVVPTLLRKGENVLAVSIHQDRRSSSDIVFDLEMVGKTSAKQQPIEAVNLEIVTAPNLVTYIEGEDLEVDGAVVRVTFSDGSTKDVEVTAEMVSGYDKSTLGTQTITVSVEGVATEFQVTVIAKQVTSIAFISDPKIFVYEKGAEELSIEGVTILATYNDGTEETVAITQEMISGFDSSALGEQEITITYENDVLTFVILIVENIKESPAAPAVATSILKENNLPNVIGTGKSRVNIVSEVAQQMGKGADFNGISKEDRWNYYLEVKKYLKDTYDLNLK
- a CDS encoding sensor histidine kinase, with amino-acid sequence MGKRILLMIFIMLLLPFYTVTASNISNYLPSNISIYDGEGTIEQISKEVNWKPLRTNHPNTDNFIWLKVDAPTDSHKDPYLYLNTAPAFFEVYQNQNLIYSYGEKESDPRIQNYRRWDLISIDENEPVFIQLKGNFPETVSIGAKHQFLEQMLYADLIRIIGNIGLIVMAFFSMIFYLFNRKQTLPLIFAGFALSLAIGGLLRLETKQILLDEALLFFYLNAFISMIGPIFFFLFFSKLLDIRYKKLVAWSWKLYGAFCLFALFVLTLWPQFLVAVMVGLNVLLMVSMLSISIFMVLSYVKTKRKVLLYSILGVTGFIMIYIIGLIGQIAELRIEVGLIANYVLVTACISIFISQYVELNRKIQRYSEELEIKVEERTNELKETHHQFVKSIQESATAMAEIAALEERNRITQEIHDNVGHTLTATILQIEASKRLMDKDLMLAKDKMDLAQTLVRKGIDDIRSSVRMLKANDWSFDLKTSLQELIQETCKYTDVHIDTELSAIPNLTHQQKSTLVLALKEGLTNGIKHGKCKRFHFRLSVEKDKVRFLLKNDGQPLELQKYGFGLSAMNERIQQLGGTLHLYPEKEWGCVLQISIPI